A single Phragmites australis chromosome 4, lpPhrAust1.1, whole genome shotgun sequence DNA region contains:
- the LOC133914031 gene encoding thioredoxin-like protein HCF164, chloroplastic produces the protein MANVVASRCSGLLLPSNLAGVRRRSPPPSSQSLRPRWGPRRPRTLACVAPPDSATRQDEQNVKAESTEQEAQTSSAPEDAGLTALPNKDLNRRVALLSILGAVALFASQRLDLGQASLKDLSANAVPYEEALSNGKPTVVEFYADWCEVCRELAPDIYKVEQQYKDRVNFVMLNVDNTKWEQELDEFGVEGIPHFAFLDREGNEDGNVVGRLPKHYFLENVVALASGDPSIPHARVVGQFSSAESRKVHQVADPRSHG, from the exons ATGGCCAACGTGGTGGCCTCGAGGTGttccggcctcctcctcccgtcgAACCTCGCGGGAGTCCGCCGTCGCTCGCCACCGCCCTCTTCCCAAAGCCTCCGTCCGCGGTGGGGCCCGCGCCGACCGAGGACCCTCGCCTGCGTCGCGCCTCCCGACTCAGCCACACGGCAG GATGAGCAGAATGTCAAAGCTGAGTCGACCGAACAAGAGGCTCAGACAAGTAGTGCGCCCGAGGATGCTGGACTTACAGCTCTTCCAAATAAGGATCTCAACAGAAGGGTAGCATTACTCTCGATTCTTGGGGCAGTGGCTCTCTTTGCGTCGCAGAGGCTCGATCTTGGTCAGGCTTCTCTCAAAGATCTTTCAGCCAATGCGGTGCCTTATGAAGAG GCTCTTTCAAATGGTAAGCCCACTGTTGTTGAGTTTTATGCAGACTGGTGTGAAGTTTGTCGAGAATTAGCTCCAGATATCTACAAAGTTGAGCAACAATACAA GGACCGTGTCAATTTTGTCATGTTGAATGTCGACAATACAAAGTGGGAACAAGAGCTTGATGAGTTTGGAGTAGAAGGCATCCCTCATTTTGCCTTTCTGGATAGGGAAGGAAATGAGGACGGCAATGTAGTTGGGAGACTTCCAAAACATTATTTTCTTGAGAACGTGGTTGCTCTTGCTTCTGGTGATCCCAGCATACCTCATGCACGAGTTGTCGGTCAGTTCTCAAGTGCAGAATCTAGGAAAGTTCATCAAGTTGCTGATCCCAGAAGTCATGGCTAG